The Halomonas sp. 'Soap Lake #6' genomic sequence CGGCATTGTGAGCCGTGCAAATTTACTGCAAGGCATTGCCAATGCGGCGGTTGCACCCACACAGTCTCCGGTGGATGACCGTAAGATTCGTGATGCTATTTTAAAAGAAGTCGACCAGCATACTGGTGCGCCTACCGAAACTATTAGCTTGATTGTTGATGGAGGTGTTGTAGAAATTTGGGGCCTAGTGGAGTCTCCTGAACAGAAGCAAGCAGTGACGGTAGCGGCAGAAAATGTACCAGGGGTTACCAAGGTTGAAAACCACCTCGGCATGATGCCGCGCGGAGCGGGTTACTTCTAAAACGCTACGTTGCTTTTTATAACGTCCACATTGCTTTTGGAAAGTCTGCTTTTGGAAAGTCTACACACAGCCCGCTGCTTTTCTGCAGCGGGCTTTTTTACGTTCTCTTTTTTCTCACATGCTTGAACAGACTGCGCCTTGCTGACGAATAGCGACTAAAGTTGCATTTAAGTAAACGTTTACTCTCAAATAGTAAACGTTTACTTTTAGTGGTGTCCGCTTTTTTAAGAGCGCTTCACTATCTCGTAGAGGAGAGCATATGAGCATCAACGTGACCGTATGGGGAGAAAACGTCCATGAGCAGACCAATGACGTCGTGGCGCGTATTTATCCGAAGGGGATGCACCAGTGCATTGCAGAAGGTTTAAACGAAGCGGAGGGCATCAATGCCACCGCAGTTACATTGCAAGACCCAGAACAAGGCCTGAGTGAAGCTACGCTTGAAAGCACTGAGGTATTGCTGTGGTGGGGCCACGCTGCCCACGGCGATGTGCTGGAAGAGACCGTTGACCGCGTGCACAAGCGTGTGCTGCAAGGCATGGGACTGATTGTTCTGCACTCTGGGCATTACTCAAAAATCTTTAAACGGCTCATGGGAACCACGTGTTCACTCAAATGGCGCGAGGCGGGAGAGCGGGAGCGGTTATGGGTGGTTAATCCAGGTCACCCGATTGTTCAGGGCCTGGGCGACTATATTGAGCTGCCCCATACCGAAATGTATGGCGAACCATTTGCAGTGCCTAATCCCGATGAAGTGATCTTTATCAGTGCCTTTGAAGGTGGCGAAGTATTCCGTTCCGGCCTGACCTACAAGCGCGGTAATGGCAAGATTTTCTACTTCCGGCCAGGCCATGAGACCTACCCGATTTACTACGATGCCCAGGCGAAAAAGGTGCTGAAAAATGCTGTGGTGTGGGCGCGTCCTGAAGGTTCGCTATGGGTCGATAGCTGTCCCAATATTCCCGCTGACCAAGCGCCTAACCCGCTCGAAGTTAAAGGTGAAGGCCTGCATAAACCCGGTGAGGAGGGTTTTAGATGATCCGTTTAGCAATTATTGGCGCCGGCAGCATGGCCGGTGAGCATGCCAAGCACTTTGGTCACCTTGGCGGCATCGAAGTAGTCGCAGTGTGTGATCGGGATCTGGCCAGAGCACAGGCGTTTGCTGAACGTCACGGTATTGCCGATGTGTATAGCGACCTGGAGGCCATGCTGGCCCGAAATGATATTCATGCGGTAAGTAACGTAACTCCAGACGGTGTTCATAAAGCAACATCGTTAGCTGCTATTGCTGCAGGCAAACATATCCTGTGTGAGAAACCACTGGCGACAAACGCACACGATGCCCATGAAATGGCGGTTGCTGCCGAGGCAGCTAACGTGATCAACATGGTCAACTTAAGCTATCGCGATGCGCCCGCTATTCAGCATGCCCGTGCGCTGATTACTGCAGGCGCTATCGGCCAAGTTCGCCATGTAGACTCTAGCTACCGGCAAAGCTGGTTGGTGAGTAATGCTTGGGGGCGCTGGGATGAAGATAGCCAATGGTTGTGGCGTCTTTCCGAAGCCCATGGCAGTAAAGGTGTGTTGGGTGATGTTGGTGTGCATATCGTCGACTTCGCAAGTTTCCCGGTTGGTGATATAACCCGCGTGAACTGCGAACTAACCTGCTTTGAGAAAGCCCCGCAAAACCGCATTGGCGATTATGTGCTGGATGCCAACGATACGGCACTGATGCGAGTGTCGTTTGCCAATGGTGCGAAGGGGACTATTCAGGCCACTCGCTGGGCAACTGGGCACCACAACTCACTCGCACTTAGTGTCCACGGCGATAAAGGCGCAATACGGATTGATCTGGATGTCGCCAAAGACGAAGTACAGGTGTGTTTGGACGATGATGTTCATCCTGCCCGCTGGAGTACCGTGAAAGCACCGCCCACGCCCAGTATCTACCAGCGATTCGTCGAGAGCATCCAAAGCGGCAACAACGACCAGCCCGACTTTGCCCGTGGCGCGGCGATTCAAACCGTGCTTGATGCCTGTTTCATATCAAGCCAGGAAGACCGTAGCCTAGCGATTGCGAGCTAGTAGATTAGCTGTTTATCAGTAGAGCACTGACATAACGCACCTACCAATAACAATAGAGGTGAATGCTATGCGTCAATATCTTCGTACATCGGTGGTACTGTTATCGAGTATTGCCTTATTACCTACTGCGTTCTCTGCTACTGCCGCCGAGATAACCATTGCCTGTGGCGACGGTGGAGCGGCGGACTTCTGCCCGACGTTGGCAAAGCGGTGGGCGGAGGCTAACGGCCACCACGTGAATATCGTCACCACCCCTCAGTCACCTACCGAAAAGCTCTCACTTTACCAACAGCTATTGGGTAGCCAGTCCCAGGATGTGGATGTGCTGATGATTGATATCGTGTGGCCAGGTTTGCTCGCCGATCACTTAGTTGACTTAAATGAGTTTTTACCGGAAGGCGCAACTCAGGGCTTTATTCCATCATTGATGGAGAATAATACTGTGCAAGGGAAGCTTGTTGCGTTGCCTTGGTTTACCGACGCGGGGCTACTCTACTACCGCCAGGATCTGCTGGATAAGTATGACGCCGGGGTGCCGGAAACCTGGCAGGCGTTGACTGATACTGCGCGGCGTATCCAACAGGCTGAGCGCGAGGCGGGGAACACGCGCATGCATGGGTTTGTGTTCCAGGGGCGAGCCTATGAAGGGCTGACCACTAATGCGTTGGAGTGGATAGCCAGCCACGGCGGCGGCACCTTTGTGGATGCCGATGGGCAGGTCACGGTGAATAACCCTCAAGCCGTGGAAGCGCTGGCGCTGGCTGCGTCTTGGGTGGGGGATATCAGCCCTGAAGGGGTGCGTAACTACATGGAGGAGGAAGCTCGAGGCGTATTCCAGGCGGGTAACGCGGTGTTTATGCGCAACTGGCCCTATGCCTGGTCTTTGGGGCAGGCTGATGGCACACCTATTCAGGGCAAGTTTGGTGTTGCGCCGCTACCTCATGGGGCAGAGGGGCAGTCTACCGCTACTCTCGGTGGCTGGAATTGGGCCGTTTCACGCTATTCACAACATCCTGAAATAGCAGCTGATTTAGTTGCTTATCTCTCTGCTGAAGAGCAGCAGAAGGCACATGCCGTTGAGTTTGGCCGAAATCCAACACGACCAACGCTCTATGAGGATGCCCAGGTGCTGGAAGCACACCCATTTATTGGTGAGCTGTATGAAACCGTCATGAAAGGCATACCTCGTCCCGCCAGCGTGACAGGAACGGCTTACCCGCGTGTGTCCAGCGCGGTGTTTAACCGTGTTCATGAAGCTCTTTCCGGTGATGTCTCGCCTGAACAGGCGATTCAGCAGCTCGATAGCGAATTGGCCCGCCTAGGGAGACGAGGCTGGTAATACTGTTTTTCATCATGCCTAACGTTTTTCAGCTCGATGTTTTTAAGAGCCATGTTTTTAAAAGCCATGTTTTTAAGAACCGTATTTTTAAGAACCATGTTTTTAGGAACCGTGTTTTTAAGAACCATGTTTTTAGGAACAATGTTTGGCACAATCATAAGCCGAATCGCTGAGGCATGGCATGAAACAGACTAAACAGAGTACTCAAACGGCGACCATACGTGAAATTGCACGGCGGGCCGATGTATCCATTGCCTCAGTCAGCCGAGCATTGAATGGTAAGCCAGGGTTAAGCGATACCTTGCGGGAAAGAATTCTTACCATTAGTCGAGAGGTGTCTTACCAGCCCAGTGCGGCAGCGAGGCAGCTGATAAGTGGGAAAGCGGCGGTGGTAGGGATTTCCCTGGGGCGTCAGGATATTGAACTGCGTCCCTACTATATTTTGCTTTATCAGCATCTGACGGTGGCACTTCACCAGCAGGGGATGGTGCCAATCTTTTTCCATCATGACCAAACCGCAGAGCTTCCTGAGCGGGCGGGTGCAGCGATTTTGTTAGGTGAAACCGCCGAGGATGAACGCCCAACACTGCTAAGCGCGGCAGGTATACCCTTTGTGCGCATTGGTAATGCCGGGGAAGACTTTTCAGTAGCGCCCGATGATATGTCGGGGCTTTACGAGATCACCCAGCACTTACTTGTCCAGGGGCGAACGCGATTGGCCTTCGTCGGTGGAGAGCTGGAAACGCCGCGCCCTCATAGCCGTTTAGAGGGTTATCGGCGGGCACTGGATGAGGCAGGGCTTGCTGAGCAGTTGATCAGCTTGCCGCACCGCTTTAGCTCGGACTCACTGACCAGTTATCGCTATTTAAATCGTTATTTGGCTGGTACATCAAGCGGCCAATCGCTGCCATTTGATGCATTAGTATGCGCCACTGATGAGCTGGCGCTAGGCTGTGTAGCTGCGTTGGAAGACCGAGGAATTGATGTGCCTAGCCAGGTGGCTGTGACCGGATTTGACGATCTGCCAACACTGGCCACCGGGCTAACCACCATTCGCCAAGACATCGCGGCGATTGCCGCGATGAGCGTGGAGCTATTAGGTGAAGCATTGGCAGGCAAAGCGCCTCGGCATGTATCGTTGCCGGTGGCGCTGGTACTGCGGGAAACGGGTTGAGTGGATTGCTTAACGAGGTGGCAATTGCTCTGGGCCGAAGGCATCGGGCAGCAAGGTTTCCATGGTGTAGGTTTTTAGAACCTCGCCCTGGCGAGAGATCACCATGATTTGCGTATCCGGAGTGGCGAATTCGCGGATGCGTTGCCGGCAGTCGCCGCAGGGTGTGCAAAGGTGCTCGCCTGGACCCATGACGTACACCTTAGCCAGCTCGCGTTGGCCTGCGGTAACCATGGCGGAAATAGCCGAGGCTTCCGCACACAGCCCTTTGTAGTGCGCTACTTCCACGTTGCTGCCAGCAAACTGCTGGCCATCCGGGCACTCCATCACCGCCGCAACGGGATGATTAGAGTAGGGCGCGTAGGCATTGCCTAGCGCTGTTAGCAATTGTTGGACGATTTCATTAGATATCTGGTCCATCA encodes the following:
- a CDS encoding ThuA domain-containing protein, with product MSINVTVWGENVHEQTNDVVARIYPKGMHQCIAEGLNEAEGINATAVTLQDPEQGLSEATLESTEVLLWWGHAAHGDVLEETVDRVHKRVLQGMGLIVLHSGHYSKIFKRLMGTTCSLKWREAGERERLWVVNPGHPIVQGLGDYIELPHTEMYGEPFAVPNPDEVIFISAFEGGEVFRSGLTYKRGNGKIFYFRPGHETYPIYYDAQAKKVLKNAVVWARPEGSLWVDSCPNIPADQAPNPLEVKGEGLHKPGEEGFR
- a CDS encoding Gfo/Idh/MocA family protein → MIRLAIIGAGSMAGEHAKHFGHLGGIEVVAVCDRDLARAQAFAERHGIADVYSDLEAMLARNDIHAVSNVTPDGVHKATSLAAIAAGKHILCEKPLATNAHDAHEMAVAAEAANVINMVNLSYRDAPAIQHARALITAGAIGQVRHVDSSYRQSWLVSNAWGRWDEDSQWLWRLSEAHGSKGVLGDVGVHIVDFASFPVGDITRVNCELTCFEKAPQNRIGDYVLDANDTALMRVSFANGAKGTIQATRWATGHHNSLALSVHGDKGAIRIDLDVAKDEVQVCLDDDVHPARWSTVKAPPTPSIYQRFVESIQSGNNDQPDFARGAAIQTVLDACFISSQEDRSLAIAS
- a CDS encoding ABC transporter substrate-binding protein; translation: MRQYLRTSVVLLSSIALLPTAFSATAAEITIACGDGGAADFCPTLAKRWAEANGHHVNIVTTPQSPTEKLSLYQQLLGSQSQDVDVLMIDIVWPGLLADHLVDLNEFLPEGATQGFIPSLMENNTVQGKLVALPWFTDAGLLYYRQDLLDKYDAGVPETWQALTDTARRIQQAEREAGNTRMHGFVFQGRAYEGLTTNALEWIASHGGGTFVDADGQVTVNNPQAVEALALAASWVGDISPEGVRNYMEEEARGVFQAGNAVFMRNWPYAWSLGQADGTPIQGKFGVAPLPHGAEGQSTATLGGWNWAVSRYSQHPEIAADLVAYLSAEEQQKAHAVEFGRNPTRPTLYEDAQVLEAHPFIGELYETVMKGIPRPASVTGTAYPRVSSAVFNRVHEALSGDVSPEQAIQQLDSELARLGRRGW
- a CDS encoding LacI family DNA-binding transcriptional regulator, producing MKQTKQSTQTATIREIARRADVSIASVSRALNGKPGLSDTLRERILTISREVSYQPSAAARQLISGKAAVVGISLGRQDIELRPYYILLYQHLTVALHQQGMVPIFFHHDQTAELPERAGAAILLGETAEDERPTLLSAAGIPFVRIGNAGEDFSVAPDDMSGLYEITQHLLVQGRTRLAFVGGELETPRPHSRLEGYRRALDEAGLAEQLISLPHRFSSDSLTSYRYLNRYLAGTSSGQSLPFDALVCATDELALGCVAALEDRGIDVPSQVAVTGFDDLPTLATGLTTIRQDIAAIAAMSVELLGEALAGKAPRHVSLPVALVLRETG
- the cdd gene encoding cytidine deaminase; the encoded protein is MDQISNEIVQQLLTALGNAYAPYSNHPVAAVMECPDGQQFAGSNVEVAHYKGLCAEASAISAMVTAGQRELAKVYVMGPGEHLCTPCGDCRQRIREFATPDTQIMVISRQGEVLKTYTMETLLPDAFGPEQLPPR